In Pempheris klunzingeri isolate RE-2024b chromosome 5, fPemKlu1.hap1, whole genome shotgun sequence, the DNA window ATAGACGGATACAtatgtaaatgttctgtatttgaaTAGCGCCTtgctactcaaagtgcttttacattacatcctcattcacacatcattcatacagaagAAATCTTtggagttggaggagactactatttcatacacattcacacactgcagctACGCTTCCTGTGTGGGGACGCAGGACACTTTGACATACGGACTTGGAGGATTGAAGCACCAATCTTTTGCTTGatggacgacctgctctacctctgagccccGACACTCACTGTATGTTATCTCGTTTTGTTACACggcttcatactaaagaaattAGTCATTTGACTCAAAATTCTGACTTAAAAACGTTTTTGTTGAtttgatattgattttattgcttctgctatTAGAACTGCATCCATAGCAGTTATACAGTCTGTTATATAGAAATAACAGAGCGTAGAATGCcataattgaccaatcagaatccaATATTCAACAAAGTGcctatagatagatagatagatagaaagtGGATTTTTAAATACTGATATAAATAAAAGTTGGACTCACCTTGGCCACAAACGTCCCCCCAGGTTTCAGGACATGAGTGGTGATGTTCAGAGCCTGAGAGAAAACATCTGTCAGCATGACACCTCAGACCGACAGGCAAATACATACAACAGACACCTCTATACTCACAGCCAATAGGAGCTGAGCTTGGATGTACTCGTCCACATCATGCAGCCCGGTTACTGtggagacaggacaggaaatAACAccataaagtaaaaaaattaaaaagggagacaagagagACTTAAGAACATGCAAGGACAGACAGGATTGTAAGCGCCTCACCGTCTGGAGCACCGTCACACACCACCAGGTCGGCAGGATGACCCTCAAAGTGACGGATTATCTCCTGAGCTGTCGACACCTGTGAGGAAGAAGACAGCACAAGTCAGGTGACCCACCATCGCACGAGACTCACAATTAATTTCAGCATGTCGACACTTTTGTGATTCTTTGTGACAAGATTCACAGATGCGTCATCAACAGGAGGGAGAGTGGTAGGAGAGTGAAGTCAGCGGTCCATCACAAACACTTAAGAGGGCCTGTTTGTTAAACCTTTTTTAAAGGACTGGCTGTCCTGCTCCATACAGATGAAGTCGTAAAGTTCCTGCAGAGGAAAAGGACTGTCAGAGTTACATGTTTATTAATCATGTCCTCACCTTGGTGATGTCTCCCTGGATCTGAGTGACCCCTGGCAGAGGAGCCATGGCCTGCAGGTCCACTGCCACGATCTTCACGTCCTCACCCCCCTCACCCTTCTCGCCTTTCTCCTCCCGCCCTCTGAGTGGAAAAACGCTATTAGTGAGTAAAAGGTGCAACTGACATACAGAGCTTTACAAGACAAGAAAACATTTCTATAACTCCGGATTTGAAATACTTTATCTTATAGTTTTAAGAAAACACAACTAAATTGAAGCCATGAAGAGGATTTCTGCCTCGGTGAgtaaatgttcatttaaaaaacacaaaataagccAAACCTGAGTTTCCGACTGAGGACCTGACTCCAGCTGCCAGGAGCTGCACACAGATCCACTGCTCTGTTCACacctgggagagagaaaaaaaaatgattttgtgaCAAATCAGACATTTAAGAAAAGGACAGAAGCACAGCTAGACACCAAATGAGCCTCAAAGAGCACAAAGAGGTGAGCGAGTCCCTGCTCCACAGCCAGAGGCAGACTTTATTTAACTGTTCATGTGTTTCAGTGGGATCAGAGTTCTTTACAAATAAGCCACATGTTGTTTTCACATGTAATCAGCATGTTCTAATTATTTTGTAGGACCTTTACTTCCAGCAGTCCATACTGACTGTGAGGGGCTGTAAGGCTGGAAGTTAGGCGGAGGACCCGTTACATGAGTACAGCCCATTGTCTAATAGACAGAGGCATGAAcaggtgtgtctcaggtgtccCGTGGGTCTCACCTGTGAACAGGTTGAACTCGTGGTcgagctgcagcagcttgaaGGCGCTCCTTGCTCTCCAGCCTTCCTCTTTGGCCAGACGGTAGTAAATATCCCGCTTGTCTTTGGAGGAGCGACCcatcctgacctctgacccctctggtggaaaacacacacagagaatcaGAAACACACCAGCCACATTGAAATTGGCTGGAAATTGGCATAATTGCCATACTATAATGACATATTGTTATTTACAACTCTGCTATAATTTAAGGTTTTCAGCATTACTactattttattcaaattaatgttaaaatgatgaatcCAAACTCATTCCATGTGTGTGAGCCAATTTTAAGTTAAGATTTAGTAAAAGTGAATGGCGTTTGCTTTATCTTACATTAGCCGAATTGAAGAGCATCGCCTACTGAATCTAAAACTTATGTAGTTATAAACTAACGTACACTCTTATCGTGCGAAAGACCGGCAAACCTGGTCTAATTAACTTTTTTAATGGAGTTTGGCGTAGAGCGCAAAAGAAACGTCACATTTCATGACTGTTTTAGCTTTTTGTCTGATGTTAGGTCATTGTATGCCTCTGGgttaaatacatacacatttatACTAAACAACACACGTTAGTCGGTGAAACCCTTTCTTCTAATAACAGTTTATGAATCATTTACACACTGTAAAACAGTTGTTTTACATACTGTTCACGTGCTGTTCCGGTGTTGACGACGGAAGGACCCCTGCCTTCAGTAGTCCCCGAAGCGCCTGTTCAAAATTATATTTCCGCTAAAAGATTAAATATTCAACTTTGCTACAAAGATAAACTGTAAGCAGAAACCGCGTAGAAGCTGGGTAAAGATAGCTGATGAACGTTAAAtccacattttcattattttacaaaatatttttgttaattCTTTTTCCTTTAGCACTCTCCAGTGTTTCGAGGTTTCGGTCTTCTCAGTAGTGACCACACGGTGTCGCTACGGGAACATGAAATAACTTCCTATAACAACAACGTGACTAAAACCCAAAAGGAAAATCATAGAAAATCTCATTGATGCCAATTAACGGCTCCAAGTAgaagtatttttaattttctgtatgaaagaagaaacaaagaaaaactgaaatattttattttaaatgaaaatagaaattaaTATCAGATTGATTCTTTGATTGATTattccatttcattttaagCCACATGTTATATCTAGTTCCTTTGGTATTAAACACACTTGGAACCAGAAGTCAAAAATGtagtaattgtttttttttcattatattaaacttgaaacacattgaaaactgcattttaaaaagcaatatATAGTATTTATGGATTTCTAAAGAATTCATGTGTTGATTATCAGGTTTTCATGAAGGGATTTATTTGCCTATTTTGTGCATTTAGTTTagatgatttttaaatgtttttagatGTTATGAATGTAAAATGGTGCAATACATTTTGCTACAGTCTATTGCATGGAAACAATTATGACTGTCGATTCAGCAATTAAGAGTATTTTAAGTTTGAATTGTGTCCTCAACTGAAGACTGAACCTCCTAATAAAACCTTGAAATGAGGAATTTAGAGTTGTGAATGGCATATTTGTCTCCCTTGACTTTTCAATTTAAGTAAATGGTCACAAACTTCGATGGTTGTTTAAGGTGGTCTAAAAGAAtagtgtgaaattaaaatattgtcCTGAACTGATTAAAACTAAATGTAGCAGCGGTTAAAGagtaaaaatcaataaaacaatctgAAGTTACTTTTTCAGCAATGTTGTTGGTACAGAAAAGAGTCTGAAAGGAGTCGACAGATCACACAAAActgtttaaatacaaaaaatttaatttgaaacttTTCTATGAAAAAATACTTCAGTCAGAAATGTATATTTCAAAACATCATAACTGTAACAAAgatttatgtaaatgtattctTGTTTTTGgcaaaaatgtaacaaaaattgcaaaaacatttcagaaaagtTAAACAACTTAAATAACCACAGGATAAAGAACGAGGCttcactaaataaataaaacaaaatgtataaaatatatatttgtgtataaaaaaaaacaaatacatattaaaattacaaaacaatatttgcatTGACTgtgcattaaaaaacaaaacaataagcCGCCCTGCTTGGAcgaggaaacaggaaaaacaaaaacacgtcCAATCGTCTTAATGAACTTCGGCTGCAGAAAGTTTTTCCTCCTAAACGGTCACGTTTACTTGTTTATACACTtccatatattttaaaaatcggttttgttcatttcaatCAGGAGGAGCCCTCGTCGGTTTGTGTTCAGAAGTGGGACGTTTGTTACACGATGAAAACACTTCTGCTCAGGagaataaagaatgaaaaagagtTTTGGTATTTAGGTTTGGCGAACCAGTGCAAGGCCTacagaggtttgtgtgtgtgtgtgtgtgtgtgtttgttcagtaaAGACTCAAATGTGTGTATCCCACCACGTCAGCAGGTGAGGGTTCATCTTCGCCGTCTCAGTGCTGACATCACGGAGTGTGTTTCGGAGGTGAAGGGAGGTTCTTCAGAGGTTAGAAAATCGCTCTTTAAAAGCTGGCGTGGGCTCATCAAGCAGGTTTCTCTGTCctgt includes these proteins:
- the ftsj1 gene encoding tRNA (cytidine(32)/guanosine(34)-2'-O)-methyltransferase; the protein is MGRSSKDKRDIYYRLAKEEGWRARSAFKLLQLDHEFNLFTGVNRAVDLCAAPGSWSQVLSRKLRGREEKGEKGEGGEDVKIVAVDLQAMAPLPGVTQIQGDITKVSTAQEIIRHFEGHPADLVVCDGAPDVTGLHDVDEYIQAQLLLAALNITTHVLKPGGTFVAKIFRGKDVTLLYSQLKIFFTGVTCAKPRSSRNSSIEAFVVCQNYSPPEGYVPNMSNPLLDHSYDVDFNQLEGPNRVIVPFLACGDLSAFDSDRTYPLQLDADKQYQYTPPTQPPIRPPYQQACHLRKNNLLSREDAVSNCPSQSRDEAEPPAEST